One part of the Arabidopsis thaliana chromosome 4, partial sequence genome encodes these proteins:
- a CDS encoding SWAP (Suppressor-of-White-APricot)/surp domain-containing protein (SWAP (Suppressor-of-White-APricot)/surp domain-containing protein; FUNCTIONS IN: RNA binding; INVOLVED IN: RNA processing; LOCATED IN: cellular_component unknown; CONTAINS InterPro DOMAIN/s: SWAP/Surp (InterPro:IPR000061), RNA-directed DNA polymerase (reverse transcriptase), related (InterPro:IPR015706); BEST Arabidopsis thaliana protein match is: SWAP (Suppressor-of-White-APricot)/surp domain-containing protein / ubiquitin family protein (TAIR:AT1G14650.2); Has 808 Blast hits to 528 proteins in 161 species: Archae - 0; Bacteria - 0; Metazoa - 376; Fungi - 161; Plants - 201; Viruses - 0; Other Eukaryotes - 70 (source: NCBI BLink).), producing MSTSTLQSEQSMEIITPPADIGTRTLVDKAAQFVSKKGLEFETKIIDSYPTDAKFNFLRSTADPCHTYYKHKLAEYSSQNQDGATDESDIKIFHAPPNVTTTAIVETTSCLVSQFGSEFEMMVKDSNTDDARFNFLKSSEDPYNVLYKQKLDEYSLDPRDAYYQHKLAESISKYHREATPKLVLPNLLQFRLVKEMTFEELDTVKVTAQFVAWYGDDFRGFLMERVMTEPQFEFMKATDYRFSFYNEFVVAYSQVLNPPKYLKDKLRGRAAYTVIGHLLITMSEEEIS from the exons atGTCCACCTCGACGTTGCAATCGGAGCAAAGTATGGAAATCATTACCCCACCTGCAGATATCGGAACTAGAACTCTGGTTGACAAAGCTGCCCAATTCGTCTCCAAAAAAGGGTTAGAATTTGAGACTAAGATCATTGACTCTTATCCTACTGATGCAAAATTCAACTTCTTGAGGAGCACGGCAGATCCTTGTCACACATATTACAAGCACAAGCTTGCTGAATACTCTTCTCAGAATCAAGACGGAGCTACTGATGAATCAGACATCAAAATCTTTCACGCACCTCCAAATGTCACAACTACAGCTATTGTTGAGACAACatcatgtttggtttctcAATTCGGGTCGGAGTTTGAGATGATGGTTAAGGACTCTAATACAGATGATGCAAGATTTAACTTCCTGAAAAGCTCTGAAGATCCTTATAACGTATTGTACAAGCAAAAGCTTGATGAGTACTCATTAGATCCTCGCGACGCATATTACCAGCACAAGCTTGCTGAATCCATTTCTAAGTATCACCGTGAAGCTACACCAAA ATTGGTCCTGCCTAATCTTTTACAGTTTAGACTTGTTAAAGAGATGACATTCGAGGAACTTGACACCGTTAAGGTCACAGCGCAGTTTGTGGCATGGTATGGGGATGATTTTAGAGGGTTTCTGATGGAAAGAGTGATGACGGAACCTCAGTTTGAGTTTATGAAGGCAACTGATTACAGGTTCTCTTTTTACAACGAGTTTGTTGTTGCGTATTCGCAAGTATTAAATCCACCcaaatatttgaaagataAGCTGAGGGGTCGTGCTGCTTATACAGTAATAGGTCACTTGCTCATTACAATGTCAGAGGAGGAGATATCCTAA
- the ECHIA gene encoding enoyl-CoA hydratase/isomerase A (enoyl-CoA hydratase/isomerase A (ECHIA); FUNCTIONS IN: catalytic activity; INVOLVED IN: metabolic process; LOCATED IN: peroxisome; EXPRESSED IN: 22 plant structures; EXPRESSED DURING: 13 growth stages; CONTAINS InterPro DOMAIN/s: Crotonase, core (InterPro:IPR001753); BEST Arabidopsis thaliana protein match is: enoyl-CoA hydratase/isomerase D (TAIR:AT1G60550.1); Has 36619 Blast hits to 36609 proteins in 2298 species: Archae - 475; Bacteria - 23840; Metazoa - 1646; Fungi - 934; Plants - 612; Viruses - 0; Other Eukaryotes - 9112 (source: NCBI BLink).), producing the protein MDQTVSENLIQVKKESGGIAVITINRPKSLNSLTRAMMVDLAKAFKDMDSDESVQVVIFTGSGRSFCSGVDLTAAESVFKGDVKDPETDPVVQMERLRKPIIGAINGFAITAGFELALACDILVASRGAKFMDTHARFGIFPSWGLSQKLSRIIGANKAREVSLTSMPLTADVAGKLGFVNHVVEEGEALKKAREIAEAIIKNEQGMVLRIKSVINDGLKLDLGHALTLEKERAHAYYSGMTKEQFRKMQEFIAGRGSKKPSSKL; encoded by the exons ATGGATCAAACAGTATCGGAAAATCTCATTCAGGTGAAGAAAGAATCAGGCGGGATCGCCGTCATCACAATCAACCGTCCGAAATCTCTCAATTCACTCACGAGAGCGATGATGGTTGATCTCGCCAAGGCATTCAAGGATATGGACTCCGACGAATCGGTCCAGGTCGTGATTTTCACCGGATCAGGTCGATCTTTCTGCTCTGGCGTTGATTTGACTGCGGCGGAGTCTGTTTTCAAAGGAGACGTGAAGGATCCGGAAACCGACCCGGTTGTGCAGATGGAGCGGTTACGTAAACCGATCATCGGAGCTATTAACGGTTTTGCCATCACCGCCGGGTTTGAACTCGCCTTGGCCTGTGATATTTTGGTCGCTTCTAGAGGAGCTAAGTTCATGGATACTCACGCCAG gTTTGGGATATTTCCTTCATGGGGTTTGTCTCAGAAGCTGTCGAGGATCATCGGAGCAAACAAAGCTCGAGAAGTTTCTTTAACATCGATGCCACTGACAGCAGACGTGGCTGGGAAGTTAGGGTTTGTAAACCATGTggttgaagaaggagaagcgtTAAAGAAAGCTAGAGAAATCGCAGAGGCTATAATCAAGAATGAACAAGGCATGGTTCTGAGGATTAAATCCGTTATCAATGATGGACTTAAGCTTGATCTTGGGCATGCTCTCACACTAGAAAAG GAGCGAGCTCACGCGTATTACAGTGGGATGACGAAGGAACAGTTTAGAAAGATGCAGGAGTTTATAGCCGGACGTGGATCCAAGAAACCTTCTTCTAAGTTGTAG